The following are encoded in a window of uncultured Pseudomonas sp. genomic DNA:
- a CDS encoding Mu transposase C-terminal domain-containing protein — protein sequence MANQLTPGELIVAKGKVAKVKQVFSDKTIRVTIVDSGEVILVSARDIQRIPSVTAINGSDHGEGLNVNDYTVDQLSLAAERFEIIRKWKVEGGVVTKYCSLLGVSKSYFYRLAKIFDADVGPLSLIAQTRGVKKGVTRLDESVEVIIFKAAKKFKSKGASYSKVWSEVDVACKEQGFSCPSKDTVLRRVRLILSEKTRMRIKEGPDAATQEFSARPGKKNLERPLQWVQMDHTLVDIILLADDRINIIGRPWLTIVIDVYTRVILGYYLSLYVPSTVSVACALSHSVLPKVNFSASVGLDPEDYPYYGKPEVLHMDNAAEFTSPKFKVGCESFGISPEYRPVGRKHFGGHVERLIGTFMTTKVHFLPGTTMSNSVARRGLNSERNATMTFSDFFRWFSREVVVYHSTVHSALKCSPRQAWTNYFAPNGGLPYPPAGLNSEQLKIWFMPQEDRKINPGGINLHGQVYWDPILGSHVGTRNVIVKYDPYDMNVVWVKLDGQFCPIHLSDVTVEAPTYEEYRAGKLYRHPVRIGAIDSDGGLKAYRGKQKIEEESKKLTQKERRREAAEKVYTEANPNPRSSSFNADREHIKPNYSASPKKFRPGDES from the coding sequence GAAAAGTTGCGAAAGTCAAACAGGTATTTAGTGACAAAACGATAAGGGTAACAATTGTCGACTCTGGTGAAGTAATACTGGTGTCGGCGCGCGACATTCAGCGAATCCCTAGTGTTACGGCAATTAATGGTAGTGATCATGGGGAGGGTTTGAATGTCAATGATTACACCGTTGATCAACTTTCATTGGCAGCTGAGCGTTTTGAAATTATCAGAAAGTGGAAGGTTGAGGGAGGGGTAGTCACTAAGTACTGTTCTTTACTGGGTGTATCAAAGAGTTACTTCTATCGTTTGGCTAAAATTTTTGACGCTGACGTAGGCCCACTATCTTTAATTGCGCAGACACGGGGTGTCAAGAAAGGCGTTACGAGACTGGATGAGTCGGTTGAGGTCATAATTTTCAAGGCTGCTAAAAAATTCAAGTCGAAAGGAGCCAGCTACAGCAAAGTGTGGAGCGAGGTGGATGTTGCATGTAAGGAGCAAGGTTTTTCATGCCCTTCCAAAGATACGGTATTGAGGCGTGTACGCTTAATCCTCTCAGAAAAAACAAGAATGAGAATTAAAGAAGGTCCTGATGCCGCGACGCAAGAATTTTCAGCTCGCCCGGGTAAAAAAAATCTTGAAAGGCCGCTGCAATGGGTACAGATGGATCACACCCTCGTCGATATAATTCTGTTGGCTGATGATCGCATAAATATTATTGGACGCCCGTGGCTGACAATTGTAATTGATGTCTATACCAGGGTTATTCTTGGTTACTATCTTAGCCTTTACGTCCCGTCTACTGTTTCAGTGGCTTGCGCTCTTAGTCATTCTGTCCTTCCTAAAGTAAACTTTTCGGCAAGTGTTGGCTTGGATCCAGAAGACTACCCCTACTATGGAAAGCCTGAAGTCCTTCATATGGACAATGCCGCAGAGTTCACCAGCCCAAAATTTAAAGTAGGGTGTGAATCTTTTGGGATTTCCCCCGAATACCGACCTGTAGGAAGAAAACATTTTGGCGGTCATGTTGAACGGCTGATAGGCACGTTCATGACTACTAAGGTGCATTTCTTGCCGGGGACTACAATGTCAAATTCTGTTGCGCGCAGAGGACTTAACAGCGAAAGAAATGCAACCATGACCTTCTCTGATTTTTTTCGCTGGTTCTCTCGCGAAGTAGTTGTCTATCACTCAACAGTTCATAGCGCATTAAAGTGTAGCCCGCGACAAGCGTGGACAAACTATTTCGCGCCCAACGGAGGGCTTCCTTACCCCCCGGCAGGCTTGAATTCCGAGCAATTAAAGATTTGGTTCATGCCTCAAGAAGACCGAAAAATTAATCCTGGTGGCATTAATTTGCATGGCCAAGTTTATTGGGATCCTATATTGGGGTCTCATGTGGGGACTAGAAATGTCATAGTCAAATATGACCCGTACGATATGAATGTTGTATGGGTGAAATTGGATGGCCAATTTTGCCCAATACACCTGTCTGACGTAACCGTTGAGGCTCCTACCTATGAGGAATATCGTGCCGGCAAGCTCTATCGTCACCCAGTCCGCATCGGAGCCATAGATAGTGATGGCGGGTTAAAAGCCTACAGAGGGAAGCAAAAAATTGAAGAGGAAAGTAAAAAGTTAACGCAGAAGGAAAGACGCCGAGAGGCCGCTGAAAAAGTCTATACTGAGGCAAATCCAAATCCTAGAAGTAGTAGCTTTAACGCTGACAGGGAACATATCAAGCCAAATTATTCAGCCTCTCCAAAAAAATTTCGACCTGGGGATGAGTCATGA
- a CDS encoding TniB family NTP-binding protein: protein MSDEHVRSDIRKYLSSNIDTRIALIHQEIWVNNNSSAAVFRMMNNIADVPDRMSAPALLVVGPGGSGKTAIISKIPNHVKRSAGLIFVSLAASPEIDTKKSLKDEIALALGIPVGSGSSRRSSSDLPSEIREVIRLRQIWGLVIDEFHDALLRSKQEQRFNMSILKKLLGPEYGLKLFCFGTASARNALKSNYEFKRRFHEVALDDWIESEEFRSFLLEVEESLPLKQPSHLYSEEMVGTILSMSNGRMDKTLELIRAAACYAIKMGGEKVDVDMLRRANKNPWGY from the coding sequence ATGAGTGATGAGCACGTCCGGTCGGACATCAGAAAATATTTGTCTTCTAATATTGATACGCGAATAGCCTTAATTCATCAAGAAATATGGGTGAACAATAACTCTAGTGCAGCTGTTTTTCGCATGATGAATAATATCGCGGATGTACCAGATCGTATGAGTGCGCCTGCTTTGCTTGTGGTTGGCCCAGGTGGCTCTGGAAAGACGGCTATAATATCTAAGATTCCAAACCATGTAAAAAGGAGTGCAGGGTTGATTTTTGTCTCCTTGGCTGCATCCCCAGAAATAGATACCAAAAAAAGCCTTAAAGATGAGATAGCTTTAGCGCTCGGAATACCAGTTGGCTCTGGCTCAAGTCGCCGAAGTAGCTCTGACCTGCCAAGCGAGATTAGAGAGGTTATTAGGCTGAGGCAAATTTGGGGGCTGGTGATCGACGAGTTTCATGATGCACTGCTACGCTCGAAGCAAGAGCAGCGTTTTAACATGTCTATTCTTAAAAAGCTGCTCGGCCCTGAATATGGATTGAAACTATTTTGCTTTGGCACTGCTAGTGCGCGCAACGCACTTAAATCCAATTATGAATTTAAGAGACGTTTTCACGAAGTTGCTCTTGATGACTGGATAGAGAGTGAGGAGTTCAGGTCATTCCTCTTGGAGGTAGAGGAGTCCCTACCGCTAAAACAGCCATCACATTTGTACTCTGAGGAGATGGTAGGCACTATTTTATCTATGTCGAATGGGCGCATGGACAAAACACTCGAATTGATAAGGGCGGCTGCCTGTTATGCCATAAAAATGGGGGGGGAGAAGGTGGATGTTGATATGCTGCGGCGAGCAAACAAGAATCCTTGGGGCTATTAG